GTGATTCCGGCCGTTGCTGGTCGGCTGGTCCTCGACCGCTATCGGCAAGGGCACTTCGCCTGGGCCACACACGACAAAGTCGGTTCAATTCGCCCACTGCCCGATACGACTAGCCCGCACTTGAAACTGCTGCTGGCCACCGTCGATGAAGGGGCCATTCGCGCCCGCGGTTGCAAGGTGCTGCTCGATAGTAACGCTGGTGCTGGGAGCGTGCTGGGGCGTTCGCTGTTGCAACGACTCGGTTGCCAGGTAACGATTCTTGGCGGCGAACCAACGGGCCGATTCATTCACGCCCCCGAGCCGACGCTTGACAACTTGCAGAACGTGCAGCAGCAGGTTGTTTCGGCTGGCGCGGACATTGGCTTTTGTCAGGATCCCGATGCCGATCGTCTGGCCATCATCGACGAAACGGGTCGCTACATTGGCGAAGAACTCACGCTAGCGCTCTGTCTCGATCATGTGCTGCGGCATCAACAAGGCCCCGTGGTGACGAACTGCGCGACCAGTCGCATGTCTCAAGATTTGGCCGAGAAGTATGGCGCTTCGTTTTCGCGCTCGGCCGTGGGCGAGGCAAACGTCGTCGACGAAATGCTGCGCACCGAGGCGGGCTTTGGCGGTGAAGGAAACGGCGGGCCGATCGATCCGCGCGTCGGTTACGTGCGCGATAGTTTCGTCGGCATGGCGCTCATCCTCGCCGCGCTTGCCGAGCGCAACTGCACGACGAGCGAACTGGTGGCCGAGTTGCCGCACTACGAAATTCACAAGACCACGACCCCACTGAGCAGCGATAAGTTGCCGGCAGCCTTCGTGGCACTGGAAAAGCATTTTGCCGAAGCCCAGGCCGACAAGCTCGATGGGTTGCGGCTCGATTGGCCGGATCGCTGGTTGATCGTCCGCGGCAGTAACACCGAGCCGCTGGTACGCATCATCGCCGAAGCTCCACAGGCGGCCGCAGCTGCCAAACTGTGCGCCGAGGCAAGTCGCGTGTTGCAAGATCTGCCTGCGTGAATAATCGTGCTTCAGTCAACTTACTTAGACCGACGCGTCAGCGAGAAAGAAGTGAAATCCGACATAGAACTAGCAAGAACGCGGAGCGAGAGAATTCCCTCGCTCACGCGTCGGGCTATGTAGAAACATGCAGAAGCAAAATGCAGATACGAATCACACGTCGCACAGTTTGACGGCGGCGGTTAGCCCGGCGAGGGGATCGCGGGTGGGAATGAACTCCTGACCGACGTAGCCTTGATAGCCGACCTCCACGAGCTTGCGCATGATCGGCGGATAGTTGATCTCTTGGTTGTCGTCGAGCTCGCCGCGACCTGGATTGCCCGCGGTGTGGACATGGCCGATGACGTCCTTCAATTGCTCGATGCGGCGGATCACGTCGCCATTCATGATCTGCACATGGTAGATATCGAACAGTAGCTTCATCCGCTCGGAACCGACGCGGCGAATGATCTCGGCGCAATAGTCGACGTCGTCCCCTTGATAGCCGGGATGCCCCTTCATCGGGTGCGAGCCATCGCGACTGTTCAGGTGTTCGAGGCAAATGGTGACCTTCTTTTTCTCTGCGTGGCCGATGATCTTCTTCAGCCCTTTCACGCAGTTGTCGGCACCTTCTTCGGCACTGATCTCGCCGCTGTTCGGATCTTCCGCAGTGCGGAACTTGAAGCCGGTGAAGGCAATGACGGAGGGAAAGCCGAACTCAGCGCACTTGTCGATGACCGCCGTGGTCGCGGCAATTACTTCGTCGTGATACTTGGGATTGTTGAAGCCGCGGATGAACGGAGCGCCGGGCATGCCGTTCGGCGCGATGGCACAAGTCAGTTCGTGCTTCTTGAGCGTTGGCCAATGTTCGGGTTCGCACAGCTCGACCGACTTGCAACCCAGCGCTTTGGCGTGTCGAGCGGTGGTATCGATATCCCACTTATCGCCGGCCACGTTGAAGCACCAGAAGACAACCGACTGCTTGATGTTTCCCTTGACGGACGACTTGCCGGTTTTGGCCTGGTCGGCTGCGAGCGCGGCATTGGAGTTCATCGTCAGACTGCTGGCCGCTCCGGCAAGTGCTGCGGACCCGAGCCATTGCCGACGAGAAAGATGATTTGCCGAGTTGGGTTGTTGCCTGGTCAAGAGTTGCTCCACGAGAAGAGAAAGAACACTGGTTGGGAAACAGCCTATGCCAGCAGTCGCGCGAAACAAGAGGGGAGGCGGGCGAGGTTGCTCTCCGATCGGGACTTTCGCGACTTTTCTCACACCAAAGCTGACTTGCGACGTTTGGGCGAATTCAGTACAGAGAGCCCGCGTTTGTCCGGATCGGGACCGGGGTGTGCCTGCGCACAGAGCAGGTCGACTGGACAGGTTGGTCCTCTTGGCAAATGCCAGCAGCGAATTGCAGCCCCAAGGCTGCCTCGCCGGCTGAGGCTTTTCACGCTTGTCTCCTGCACCGGAATGAAACTTATGCTCGAACAGCCAGTGCCAGCGAAGTCCGTGCAAACCAAGCGCAGTTGGGTTGGCTGTTGGTTGAGTTGCGGCTTGCTACTCGCTAGCACACCGCTGGCCGCGCAAGGTCCGGCGATGAATGCCCCCGGAAACTATCAACAGCCCGGCTATGCTCCTCCGCAGCCACCAGCCGGATATGCGCCGCCAGCTTTGCCAAACGGAGCCTTGCCGCCACCGGCA
Above is a window of Anatilimnocola aggregata DNA encoding:
- the glmM gene encoding phosphoglucosamine mutase — protein: MAEPIISVSGLRGVIGETLTPDLAVRYVAAFAATLPPGPVVVSRDGRTTGSMLSSAVHSALAASGKDVWDAGVAATPTLGVLVRHYQAVGGVQISASHNPLPYNGLKLFNQQGRVIPAVAGRLVLDRYRQGHFAWATHDKVGSIRPLPDTTSPHLKLLLATVDEGAIRARGCKVLLDSNAGAGSVLGRSLLQRLGCQVTILGGEPTGRFIHAPEPTLDNLQNVQQQVVSAGADIGFCQDPDADRLAIIDETGRYIGEELTLALCLDHVLRHQQGPVVTNCATSRMSQDLAEKYGASFSRSAVGEANVVDEMLRTEAGFGGEGNGGPIDPRVGYVRDSFVGMALILAALAERNCTTSELVAELPHYEIHKTTTPLSSDKLPAAFVALEKHFAEAQADKLDGLRLDWPDRWLIVRGSNTEPLVRIIAEAPQAAAAAKLCAEASRVLQDLPA
- a CDS encoding hydroxypyruvate isomerase family protein — protein: MTRQQPNSANHLSRRQWLGSAALAGAASSLTMNSNAALAADQAKTGKSSVKGNIKQSVVFWCFNVAGDKWDIDTTARHAKALGCKSVELCEPEHWPTLKKHELTCAIAPNGMPGAPFIRGFNNPKYHDEVIAATTAVIDKCAEFGFPSVIAFTGFKFRTAEDPNSGEISAEEGADNCVKGLKKIIGHAEKKKVTICLEHLNSRDGSHPMKGHPGYQGDDVDYCAEIIRRVGSERMKLLFDIYHVQIMNGDVIRRIEQLKDVIGHVHTAGNPGRGELDDNQEINYPPIMRKLVEVGYQGYVGQEFIPTRDPLAGLTAAVKLCDV